In the Spirochaetota bacterium genome, TGCCGGGGTCACGACGAATTATCTTACTGCCGTTACGAACGCACGCTATACGATCGAGAAGAAATTCGAGGTGCGGCGCACGCTCTTCGGCGTCGACTTTACCGATGTGCGTCCGCCGGCCGATCTCAATTACCCGTTCCCGGTCTATTATCTCCTGAGAAGGAATGACGGGAAGTGATGACTATGCGCTGGTTCAACGGCAGAAGAAGGAGTTCCCTATGTCACGATATCTGATCGTCGGCGGTGTCGCCGGCGGTGCGAGCGCTGCGGCACGGCTTCGCCGTCTCGATGAACGCGCAGAAATAACCGTGTACGAGCGCGGCGGCTTCATGTCCTATGCGAACTGCGGATTGCCGTACCATATCGGCGGGGTGATACGCGAGCGCAATGCGCTTTTCGTGCAGAATGCGTCAGCGTTCAAGAAGCGTTTCAATGTGGATGTGTTCGTCGGTCACGAAGTGATAGAGATAGACCGCGTGAAAAAGTCGATGAGCGTCCGCGATATCGCCTCCGAAAAAATGATCGCTGACACGTATGATAAACTCATCCTTTCACCCGGTGCTGCGCCGATACGGCCGCCGATACCGGGCATCGATGCGAAGGGCATATTCACGCTCCGCAATGTCGCCGATACGGATGCTATTGTCGCGTATGCCGCGGAGAAAAAAATATCGCGTGCGCTCGTCGTCGGCGCCGGTTTCATCGGCGTTGAGATGGCGGAGAACCTTCATGCGCGCGGCGCCTCGATCGCCATCGTCGAGATGCTCGATCAGGTATTGCCGCCGTTCGATCGTGATATGGCCGTGCTTGTTCATGAGCATATACGCGCGAAAGGCGTTGCACTTCATCTTGGGGTGAGCGTGACATCGTTCCGAGGCGACGCGAGCGGTGTTACGGCCGTGCTTTCGGACGGGAAAGAGCTTACTGCCGATATGGTGATACTCTCCATCGGCGTAGCTCCGGATACTGCCATCGCGAAGGCTGCAGGGCTTGATTGCGGCGAGCGGAACGCCATTCTCGTCAATGAGTATCTGCAGACATCGGATGCATCCATTTATGCGGTAGGCGATGCCATCGCGTTCTGTCACCCGATATTCGGGAAGGCGATGCCGACGTATCTTGCGGGACCGGCGAACAAGCAGGCGCGTATCGCTGCTGATAATATCGTGCTTGGAAATAAGAAAAAATATCCCGGGAGCATCGGCACCGCCGTCGTGAAAGTGTTCGACAGCACCGCTGCGCTTACCGGTGCTTCGGAAAAGATGCTCGTGAAGGAAAAGATACCCTGCCGTTCATGGATAGTGCATCCGGCATCGCATGCGTCGTATTATCCCGCTGCCGCGCCGATGTCGCTTAAGATCGTGTTCTCCCCCGAAGGGAAGATACTCGGCGCACAGGCCGTCGGCGGCGACGGTGTGGATAAGCGCATTGATGTCATCGCCGCATATATGAAAATGGGCGGCTCCGTGCGTGACCTTGCCGAATTCGAGCAGGCATACGCGCCGCCGTATTCGTCGGCGAAGGACCCGGTCAATTTCGCCGGTTTTGTCGCTGAAAACATCATCGACGGTGTCATGAAAGATATGTCCTACGATGAGCTACGTGCGCTGCCGAAGGATGCTTAC is a window encoding:
- a CDS encoding FAD-dependent oxidoreductase, whose amino-acid sequence is MSRYLIVGGVAGGASAAARLRRLDERAEITVYERGGFMSYANCGLPYHIGGVIRERNALFVQNASAFKKRFNVDVFVGHEVIEIDRVKKSMSVRDIASEKMIADTYDKLILSPGAAPIRPPIPGIDAKGIFTLRNVADTDAIVAYAAEKKISRALVVGAGFIGVEMAENLHARGASIAIVEMLDQVLPPFDRDMAVLVHEHIRAKGVALHLGVSVTSFRGDASGVTAVLSDGKELTADMVILSIGVAPDTAIAKAAGLDCGERNAILVNEYLQTSDASIYAVGDAIAFCHPIFGKAMPTYLAGPANKQARIAADNIVLGNKKKYPGSIGTAVVKVFDSTAALTGASEKMLVKEKIPCRSWIVHPASHASYYPAAAPMSLKIVFSPEGKILGAQAVGGDGVDKRIDVIAAYMKMGGSVRDLAEFEQAYAPPYSSAKDPVNFAGFVAENIIDGVMKDMSYDELRALPKDAYVLVDVRTSAECARGMLDGAVNIPVDDMRSRIGDVPKGKKIVTYCAVGLRSYIAARILMQNGFDAYDLKGGYRTCDALRRG